The Breoghania sp. L-A4 sequence AGCGGATCGAAGGCCTGTGCCCGCGGTGCGTCGTTGTCGTGAGCCTGCGCCATGTCGGTCCGCGCGATATCCTGCGTCATCGTAATGATCCCTGAAATGCAATGAACAGGTGGTGAGCGGGGACGCCCCTGTCAATATGACGCAGCCCGTGGGCTCTCACCGGCCGGAGGTCTCCGCCACCTTGAGCCAGTCCACCTTGAAGCCGCGGGTGCGCAGCATCTCGATGATCTGCCGCGCGTGATCCGAGTCGCGGGTCTCCATGGTGACGTCGAGCGAGGCGCCCTTGGCCGGCACGTCGAGAAACAGCCGGTGGTGCGAGACATCGAGGATATTGCCGTCGAGATCGCCGATCAGCGTCGAGATGTCGCCCAGCACGCCCGGCCGGTCGGGGATCTCCATGCGGATGGTCACCATCCGTCCCTCGCGCGCCAGCTCGCGGGTGATGATGGAGGCGAGCAGCCGCGGGTCGATGTTGCCGCCGCTGAGCACCAGGGTCACGCGCCGTCCCCTGAACCGGTCGGGATGCGTGAGCAGGGCGGCGAGGCCCGCCGCGCCGGCTCCCTCCGCCACCGTCTTCTGCAGCTCCAGGAAGGCATTGACCGCGGTCTCGATGGAGGCCTCGGGCAGCAGGATGATCTCGTCGACGACCTTGGCCACAATCTCGCGCGTCAGCGTTCCCGCCGTCGCCACGGCGATTCCCTCGGCCAGCGTGTTGCCGGCGCAGGGCGCCTGCGCGCCGTGAAGCGCGTTGTGCATCGAGGGGTAGAAGGCGGTCTCCGCGCCGATGATCTCGATTTCGGGCTTGAGCGCCTTGGCCGCGATGCCGACGCCCGAGATCAGGCCGCCGCCGCCCACCGGCACGACGATGATCTCCGTGTCCGGCGCGTCCGCGAGAATCTCCAGCGCGATGGTGCCCTGGCCGCGGATGATGTCCGGATCGTCGAAGGGATGCACGAACACCAGGTTTTTGGCGTCCGCGATGCGATACGCCTCCGCTTGCGCCTCCGCGACGCTTTCGCCCGCCAGCACCACCTGCGCGCCATAGGCCCGGGTGGCGGCCGTCTTCACGTGCGGCGTCGTCGTCGGCATGACGATGGTCGCCGGGATGCCCAGCCGTGTCGCGTGGCAGGCCAGCGCCTGGGCGTGGTTGCCGGCCGACATGGCGATGACGCCGCGCGCGCGCTCCTCGGCGCTGAGCGTCAGCAGTTTCGTCAGCGCGCCGCGTTCCTTGAAGGCGTTGGTGCGCTGCTGGTTCTCGAACTTCACCCAGACATCCGCGCCGGTCAGGATGGACAGGCGCGGCGCCGGCAGCAGCGGTGTGCGCACGACCTCGCCTTCGATGGCGGCGGCGGCGTCCTGGATGGTGGCGAGCGTGATCTGCATGGGGGGCCTGCGCGGCGTTGCGGTGGCGCCGATGTGCCACCAAGCACCACACTAATGCAAGCGCGCGCCGCAGCGTCCTGCGTACAAGCCCTTACGGGATTCCTCCAGGAACGGCGACCAAGCCTCTGAAGCGACTCGTCTTTCGGCCTTTGTTGACTCAGAACCTCAGGCGCTTGAATCAGTTTGCCAGCGGCCTGAATCAATATGACAGGTCGTTGAATCACGTCGTGAGCCGATTGAGTCAACGGGCGTCGTCATATCCGCAAAAATGCGGAGCTTGCCGCTCACGCCATTTGCAGGCTGACCGCGGTGCTCACGAGCATCAGCGCCGCCAGCGTGCCGTTGACGATCCGGAAGCGCAGCGGACTGTTGGCGAGGCGGGCGAGAATCCTGCCGCCGGCGATCCAGCCGAAATTGACCGCGCCGCCGAGGCAGAAGAACGTGATGGCGATGGTCGTCGCGTCCGCGACATAGCGCTCGGGGGAGACGAACTGCGAGATGGCGGCGATCTGCATCGCGTAGGCCTTGGGGTTGAGCGGGTGCACCCAGAAGCCGCGCAGGAAGCCCGGCGCTCGGCTGTCTGCAGGCATGGGCGCATCCACCGGCCGCGGTGACGCCATCGCGATCGTCCAGGCGAGATAGACGATGTATCCCAGGCAGGCGACGCGCAACGCGTTCCACAGCCACGGCAGACCGGTGACGATGGCGAGCAGCCCGGCCACGGCCAGCACGTAGATCATCGAGAATCCGAACAGCGTCCCCAGCCAAAACGGCACCGTGCGGCGCACTCCATAGGTGCTGCCGTAGGCGAGAAACGCCACATTGGCCGGACCCGGCGTGCCGGTCAGCGCGATGATGTACAGACACAGCAGGAGGTACTGATCGAGAGACATGATGGCAGGCATGGGGCCGCTCCTTTGGCATGGCCCGCATGATTGAAGGTGACAGATACGTGATACAATCGTTATATTGTTCTAATGACAATATTCTCCGATCTCCGGGGCGACGCGGGCGGCGACACGCCCATCGGCGCCCGCCAGCTTGAAGCCTTCCTGCGCGACCGCATCGCCTCCGGCGTCCTGCCGGAGGGCACGCGGCTGCCGCCGGTGCGCGAGGCGGCCTGGCAGCTCAACTGCGCGCCGGGCACGGTGTCGCGCGCCTATCAGGCGCTCACCGTCTCGGGCCTGACGCACGGCGTTGTCGGCCGTGGCACCTTCGTGGGCGAGGGGCCGCGGCTGCTGACGATGCCGTTCAAGCCGTCCGATCCGGCCCGCGTGATCGATATGGCGGTGAACTGTTTCCTGATGGAGCCGGCGGGTGATTTCCTGCGCGAGGGTCTGGAGGCGGCGGGCGCGCGGGCGGCTGCGGGCACGACACCGCTCGACTATGTCGGGGAAATGGGCGCGGCCGGCGACCGCGAGGCGGCCTTGCCCTATCTCGCCCGCTGGCGTCACGACATAACCCCGGACACGGTCTGCATTCTCAACGGTGTGCAGTCGGCGCTGTCGGCGGCCTTCGGTTCGCTGGTGCGGCCGGGCACGGGCATCGCCTGCGATCAGGTTACCTATCCGGGCATGTTGAGTGCCGCGGCGCTCAACGGCGTGAAACTGCTGCCCGTGACCATGGACGGACAGGGGATGTGCCCGGACGCGCTGGACGCCTGCTGCCGCGCCAATGCGGTCTCGCTCGTGGTGCTCATGCCGAGCGTGCAGAATCCCACCGGCCGGCCGATGCCGGTCAAACGCCGCGAGGCCATCGCCGAGGTCGCGGCGCGCCACGCGTTGACGATCGTCGAGGACGAGATATACGGCTTTCTCAGCGCGGATTCGGGATCGAGTTTCTCGGCTCTCCTTCCGGAGCAGACGTTGCTGGTCACCGGCATGTCGAAATGCATCGCTCCGGCGATGCGCATTGGATACGCGGCGGGGCCGGGGCGTCTGGTGCGCCGGGTCGCCGGCGCGCACAACGCCATGCAGATGATGGCCTCGGCCCTTCTGTCCGGCATCGCCAGCCAGGTGATCCGCAACGGGGCGCTGGACCGGCGCATCGAGGCGATCCGGCGCGGCGTGCGCCAGCGCGCGGAGTACGTTTCGAAAACGCTTCCCGGCCTTGCCGAACCGGATCTGCAGGGCGGGCTGGCGTGGCTGACGCTGCCCGGTGGCTGGCGGGGGATGCCTTTTGCGCGGAGGCCGAGGCGCTGGGCGTGCGGGTGAGCAGCGGACACGTCTTTTCCGCCGAACGCACGCTGGCGCCCAACGCGGTGCGCATCAGCTTCGTCTCCGTCGAAGGCGATGCGCGGTTCCGGCAAGGCATCGACACGCTGGCCGAACTCGTCGCCCGGCCCTATGCCGGCGGCGCCATGGCGCCGTAGCCGGCATGCGGCCCGATTGACTCAGTGACACGTCCATGGCGACGGCGCTCGAGATCGGTATGATCTCGATGACAAGGTTCATACCCCCGCGATCGTCGTCCTCGGCCTTGTGCCGAGGATCCATGTTTTCAAGGACTTATGAATGGTCGGGACGAGCCCGACCATGACGAGGGAGGGGGCTTCTCGGCTCTGTCATCAGTCTCACAGCGGCTTCGCCGTTATGAATCAACCGTGCCTTTCGCGCTCCGCCCCAAGCCCCTGGCGCGACTCGCTTTTCCGTGCGGCTTGAATCACCGTCTCAGGCCGTTGAACCAGCGCTGTTGAATCGACGCGTGAAGTCTCCGTCGCGGGCCGGCCGTCATCCCTTCTTCAGGATCTCAGCCACGCGCGGCGCGAAATAGGTGAGCACGCCGTCGGCGCCCGCGCGCTTGAAGGCCATCAGGCTTTCCAGCATGGCGCGTTCGCCGTCCAGCCAGCCGTTCTGGGCGGCGGCCATGATCATCGCGTATTCGCCCGACACCTGGTAGGCGTAGGTCGGCACCGCGAAGGTGTCCTTCACGCGGCGCACGATGTCGAGATAGGGCATGCCCGGCTTGACCATGATCATGTCCGCCCCCTCGGCCAGATCCAGCTCCACCTCGATGATCGCCTCATCCGTGTTGGCCGGGTCCATCTGATAGGTGCGCTTGTCGCCGACCAGCGTCGCATTGGTGCCCACCGCGTCGCGGAACGGGCCGTAGAAGGCGGAGGCGTATTTCGCCGCATACGACATGATCTGAAGGTCGGTGAAGCCGTTGTCGTCCAGCGCCGCGCGGATCGCGCCGATGCGCCCGTCCATCATGTCCGAGGGCGCGATCACGTCGGCGCCGGCGTCCGCCTGGATCAGCGACTGGCGCACGAGCTGGGCCACCGTTTCGTCATTGAGAATCGTCTCGCCGTCCATCAGCCCGTCGTGGCCGTGGCTGGTGTAGGGGTCCAGCGCCACGTCCGTGACCAGCCCCACGTTGGGCACGGCCTTCTTGATGGCGCGGCAGGCGCGGCAGACGAGATTGTCGGCGTTCAGCGCCTCCGAGCCTGTCGCGTCGCGCAAGGCGGGATCGGTGTAGGGAAACAGCGCGATCGCCGGGATGCCGAGGCTTGCTGCCTTTTCCGCATCACGCACCGCCTCGTCGACCGACAGCCGCTCGACGCCGGGCATGGAGGCGACGGGCTGGCGCACGCCGCTCCCCGCCACGATGAAGATCGGCCAGATGAGATCGTCGACCGTCAGAACGTTCTCGCGCACCAGCCGCCGTGACCAGTCCGCGCGCCGGTTGCGGCGCATCCGCCGTCCGCCGAGAATCGACGCCATGTCCGGGTCGGCGGGCGCGCGAAGGCTCTTGCGCGGGTCAACGTTCATCGTCTGGCTCCATGTGCTTGGCGAGACGCCGCCTTTCGGCGGCTTGTCGGACGTTTGTCGCACCTGCGTCCGCTTCTGTATGATTTGTCGGCCAGCATTAGCATACAGCACAAGACACACCAATCGCATAGGACCGGCGTTTGCCGGGTGCGATTGACGCAGGGCGCGCGCGCCGATATCCCGGATGAACGGGACTGTGCGCGATCACGACGCATGGCCTTGCGGGAGGAACCGGGCGGATGGAATTCGATCTCACCGAGGAACAGCGCGCTTTCCAGGACATGGCCGCGTCCTTCGCGACCGAGGAGATGGAGCCGTATGCGCGCGACTGGGACGAGAACGCCACCTTTCCGGTGGAAACCCTGCGCAAGGCGGCGGCGCTGGGTTTTGGCGGCATTTATGTGCGCGACGATGTCGGCGGCTCGGACCTGACGCGGCTGGACGCGGCGATCATCTTCGAGGAACTCGCCAAGGGCTGCACCTCGACCGCCGCCTATATCTCCATCCACAACATGGCGTCGTGGATGATCGATACCTACGGCAACGACGAGCAGCGCGCGAAATGGCTGCCCGATCTGTGCTCCATGAACACCTTTGCCAGCTATTGCCTGACCGAGCCGGGCTCGGGGTCGGACGCGGCCGCCCTGCGCACCCGCGCCACACGCAACGGCGACGACTATGTGCTCAACGGCTCCAAGGCGTTCATCTCCGGCGGCGGCGTGGCGGACGTCTATGTCTGCATGGTGCGCACGGGCGACGAGACGCCTTCCGGCATTTCCTGCATCGTGGTGGAAAAGGACACGCCGGGCCTGTCGTTTGGCGCGCAGGAGCAGAAGCTCGGCTGGAAGAGCCAGCCCACCGCCCAGGTGAATTTCTCCGAGTGCCGCGTGCCGGCGGCGAATCTGATCGGCGCGGAGGGGCAGGGCTTCCGCATCGCCATGGCGGGGCTCGACGGTGGGCGGCTCAACATCGGCGCCTGTTCCCTGGGCGCGGCGCAGACCTGCCTGGAGCGCGCCATCGCCTACATGAAGGAGCGCAAGCAGTTCGGCCAGGCGCTTGCCGAATTCCAGGCGCTGCAGTTCCGCGTCGCCGACATGGCGACCGAGCTCGAGGCCGCGCGGCTGCTGCTGCACAAGGCGGCGTCGCACGTCGACGCCAAGACCCACGACGCCACCCGCCTTGCCGCCATGGCCAAGCGGCTGGCCACCGATGTCGGCTTCACGGTGGTCAACGAGGCGTTGCAGCTGCACGGCGGCTATGGCTATCTGCGCGACTATCCCATCGAGCGCTATCTGCGCGACGTCCGCGTGCACCAGATTCTCGAGGGCACCAACGAGATCATGCGCCTGATCATCGCGCGAGAGCTGTTCCGGCAGTAGGTCAAGCGTCCCTTGCGACACATCTGTTGTGCGCGAGGCCGGCAGCTTCCGCGCGTCAACCGCCTTGGCAAGGTCCCGGATAGACTTTATCTCTTGGAGCAACCGATTGCGGGCCTCCTCCCGCGCGCCTCCCGAAAGATCGCCGGACAACCATGACCCATGAGACGAATGACGCCAGCGATGGCGCGGTGTTTGACGATGTGCTGTTTGACGTGCGCGGCCGGGCGGGGTTCGTCACGCTGAACCGGCCCAAGGCGCTGAACGCGCTGAATCACGCCATGGTGCGGGCGATCATCACGCAGCTCGACGCCTGGGACGATGACCCCAGCGTCGCCCATGTGGTGATCGAGGCGGCAGGCGATCGCGCCTTTTGCGCCGGCGGCGATATCCGTGTGATCTATGAACAGGGGCGGGGGCACGGCGCGCCGGGGAATCCCGCGCAGCTCGAATTCTTCGCCGACGAATACCGCCTCAACGCCCGCTTGAAACATTATCCCAAGCCCACCGTGGCGCTGATCGACGGCATCGTCATGGGCGGCGGCGTCGGCCTGTCGGTACATGGCACCCATCGTGTCGGCGGCGCGCGCACCACCTTCGCCATGCCGGAGGTCGGCATCGGCTTCTTCCCCGACGTCGGCGCCACCTATGTGCTGCCGCGCATGCCGCGTCAGACCGGCATCTATTGCGCGCTCACCGGCGGCCGGCTGAAGCAGGCCGACGCGCTGTGGGCGGGCATCCTGACCCACGCCGTCCCGTCCGAGCGCTTCGCCGCGATCGCACTGGCGCTGGAGCAGGCCACCGACATCGTCGCCGTTCTCGACGGCTTCCACGAACAGCCGCCGGCGGACGCCAAGGCCGAGCCGCTGGCCGATCTGGCGCCGGACATCGAACGGATCTTTTCCGGCCCCGATGTCGCCGCGATTCTCGCCGGTCTCGACGCGGAGAGCGGCGCGCATGCCGAGTGGGCGGCAAGGACGGCGGCGGCCATCCGCCGCCAGTCGCCCACCAGCGTGTGCGTCGTCTTCGCACAGATGCGCCGCGGCGCGAAGCTGGACTTTGACGACGCCATGCGATTGGAGTTCCGCATCGTCTCGCATATTCTCAAGGGACACGACTTCTATGAGGGCGTGCGCGCGGTGATCATCGACAAGGACGGCGCGCCGCAGTGGAGGCCCGCCAGGCTTGAGGATGTCGCCGCGGTTGATGTCGAGACCCATTTCGTGCGACCGCAGGACGGCGATCTGGTTCTGACGGCCTGAGCCGATCGCCCGAACACTTCGAAGACCGGACCTGATCATGATCGTGGCACTGCAAGACGTCTTACGGAACCGCCCGTCGTGGCGCGAGCTTTTCGTGTGGTACCTGCGCGCGCTGGCCATCCTGCTGATCGGCGCGGGGCTCATCCACTGGGCGCGCATTATAGGCTACACGCCTTGGCGCGGGGTCTTCTTCGCCGACATGCAGGTCGAGTGGCAGGTGGCCACCGTCTATTTCGGCGTGCTGGATCTGGTCGCCGCCGTGGGCCTGTGGCTGACCGCGAGCTGGGGGCCGGTGATGTGGCTGCTGCGCACCCTGTCGCAGGTCGCCATGCACACGGTCTTCGCCGACATCTTCGCTCACCGGCCCTACGAGATTTCCTTCTACCTGATCACCATCCTGATCTATCTGGGGCTGTTGGTGCTGATGGAACGCGAAAATCGCCGCTAGCGCCCCGTGCGCGGAGACGGTCGCCGGGGAGGGCGGCCGGCGCGGAGCGCATGCGGCGCAACCAATATCAAGAAGCACGGGAGGAGCGCATGGCGCGCATTGGTTTTATCGGACTGGGCAACATGGGCGGGCCGATGGCCGCCAACCTGGCGGCGGCGGGTCACGAGGTCACCGGTCTTGATCTGAGCATGGAAGCCGTCAAGCGGCTGGAGGCGGCGGGTGGCGCCGGCGCGGACAGCATCGCCGAGACGGTTGCCTTCGCCGACGTCGTGGTCACCATGCTCCCCGCGGGCGCGCATGTGCGCGAGGTCTATACCGGCGATGACGGCATTCTGACTCATGCGCGTCCCGGGACGGTGCTGATCGACAGCTCCACCATCGACGTCGACAGCGCCCGCGTCGTGGCGGACGCGGCGCAGGCCGCGGGAATGGCGATGGTCGATGCGCCGGTCTCCGGTGGTGTCGGCGGCGCGCAGGCCGGCACTCTGACCTTCATGGTCGGCGGCCCGGAGGAGGCCTTCGCCAAGGCCAGGCCCTATCTCGAGATCATGGGCAAGACGATCGTGCACGCGGGCGGCGCGGGCAACGGCCAGGCGGCGAAGATCTGCAACAATATGATCCTCGGCATTTCGATGATCGGCGTCTCGGAAGCCTTCGTGCTGGCCGAGAAGCTTGGTCTCGATCATCAGAAGCTGTTCGATATCGCCTCCACCGCCTCCGGCCAGTGCTGGTCGATGACCAGCTATTGCCCGGTCCCCGGCCCGGTGCCCGCCTCGCCGGCCAACCGCGACTATCAGCCCGGCTTCGCCGCGGCCATGATGCTCAAGGACCTCAAGCTGGCGCAGGACGCCGCGCGCAGCGTGGACGCCTCCACGCCGCTCGGCGCGGAAGCCTCCGCGCTCTATTCACTGTTTTGTAACGCTGGCAACGAAGGAATGGATTTTTCTGGCATCATAAAATACCTGCGCGGCAAGGTCGCCGATCAAGGTTGATGCGCAATGTGCGAAAGTCTGCCGTTTTGAGCCGCATTTCGCTAAAAGCCGCGTTCCTCCCTTAACAGAAGATTCATCTTGCCTCTTAAGCGGATCTTAGATTGCACCGCCTAATGTCGGTCTCAGGCGGAAAGAATATCTGCCAAAGCACAGGACAAAAGAGGCGCAATCAGATGATCACGGCAAAAAGGGCAGTCGAGGTCCTGGCGCAGGATGAGGATGAAGTGGCGCTGAAGCCGCTTTACCTTGAAGCGCTAACCCTCGTTGAGCGATTGCATCGTCGATTACTTGATGTGATCAAGGATGAGTTTGACCGGATGGGCCGTTCGGACGTCAACAGCGTGCAGGCGTTGTTGCTGTTCAACATCGGTGACAGCGTGTTGACGGCCGGAGAGCTGCGTACACGTGGTTACTATCTCGGTTCGAACGTCTCCTACAATTTGAAGAAACTGGTCGACACCGGTTTTATCAATCATGAGCGGTCGCGGGTCGACCGCCGGTCGGTACGCGTCAGCCTGACCGAGCAGGGTCTGGCCGTCGCAGGGATCGTCAACGATCTCTATGAGCGCCACATCCTGTCGGTCGCCCAGGTTGGCGAAATCGATGCGGATGAGTTCAAGCAGCTCAACCAGTCGCTGCGGCGCCTCGAGCGCTTCTGGACCGACCAGATCCTGTATCGTCTCTAGGGGCAAGACCCAGGGCGGACGTGGACGCATCGCAACGTCGCGGATAGCAAGAGAAAAATGGCTGGGGCAAACCACAGCCGATCCCCAAGCGCCGCCCGCAACACGGGCGGCGCTTTGCGTTTGTGTCGCCGCCGCTATCTCGGTATCGGAGCCCTTTGCGACACGAGATCGCCTTAATGCGGTGAGATGCAGGGTCGTCCCGCTCCTTCCGGCGGGATGATGCCAGTCACCCGGTGCCCGATGGCGCCGCATCAATCGGACGTCCGGGCGTTTGGCGACCGCGCGCCGCGCGGGTCGATCGTGTGCTGCGGCCTGCGGACCGAGGTGCGGATCCTGCGTCACACTGGCGTGAGATGATCGGTGAGCAGGCGCGTCTTTTATTGCCTCGCCCGCCGCATGATGGTAGTGGATAGGCAGTTTCGGGAAATCGTCTTCCATGGCGGCTAGACTGTACGTGGATTCAAGTAGTTAGCGTTGCGATTCAAGCAGATCGGACATGTCCGTTTGTCTCGTTTCGTCTGGTTGTCCAGACCAAGGCGCCCGCAATACGCGGACGTCCCGTCTGGCAGGGTGATGACAGGAGCCGTTTTGGGCCCGATTGGCCGCGAAGCGTCCGGTCGTCACAGTGACTGATCAGCGTGTGCGCCGGTGCGATCATCGGCGCGCGGTCGCGTTGATCGCTCTCACGGCGCCGAAGCAGGTCGTTTGCGTATCCACGCAAGGGCTTCGGACCGGGAACCGCTTTCAGGAGTGAGCGCTGTGGAATTCTGCAAGGCCGGCTTGATCGGCGCCAAAATGGTTCGGATTGCTCGTGCGGGCGCCAAGGTGGCGGTGATCGCACAGGCGACGCTGTTCGGCGCGGTTGCGATGCTGCCGCTCTCCGCGAACGCTCAATCGCCGCTCCAGGTGCTGCAGCAGCACCAGAAGCGCGAGGAGTGGAAGTCGCGTCTCGACGAGACCATCAAGGGGCTCGATGCCTTCAAGTCGGACCAGCCGACGCTTTCCGCCGATACCGTGGCGTATCTTGAGCGCTCGATCGAGAAATACCGCGCCATCGTCGCCAACGGCGGCTGGGCGGCTGTCCCCAATCCCCCGCAGAAGTTGCGCATGGGCGCGCGCAGCCAGATCGTCGTCGCCCTTCGCCAGCGGCTCATGACGTCGGGCGACATGGACGCCAACCTCAGTCTGTCCCCCAGCTTCGATTCCGATGTGGACGAGGGCGTGCGCCGCTTTCAGGTGCGTCACGGTTTGACGCCGGACGGCATTCTTGACCGCGGCACCCTGGGCGCGCTCAACGTGCCGGCCATTGTCCGCCTGCGCCAGCTCGAAACCAACATCGTGCGGGTGCGCGCCATGTCCGGCTTCCTCGGCGAGCGCTACGTGATGGTCAACATTCCGGCCGCCGAGATCGAGGCCGTGGACAATGGCGTCGTGCGTTCGCGCCATACCGCGGTTGTCGGCAAGATCGACCGCCAGACGCCGATTCTCGCCAGCAAGATCTATGAGTTGAACTTCAACCCGTATTGGACCGTGCCCGTCAGCATCATCCGCAAGGACCTGATCCCGAAGATGAGTGAGGATCCGGAGTATCTGGCGCGCAACAAGATCCGGATTTACGACTGGAACAACAACGAGCTGGATTCGACCCAGATCGACTGGAACACGGATGACGCCACCAAGCTTCAGTTCCGTCAGGACCCGGGCGAGGAAAATTCGCTTGGTTCGGTGCGCATCAATTTTCACAACCAGCACCAGGTCTATCTGCACGACACGCCGTCCAAGAGCCTGTTCACCAAGGATTACCGTTTCGATTCCTCGGGTTGCGTGCGGGTTCAGAACGTCCGCGACCTGGTCACATGGCTGCTGGAATCCACGACGCCCGACTGGTCGCGCGCCCGTGTTGATCAGACGATCGCCTCCGGCGAGCGGCTGGACGTGAAGCTGGACGACGGCATTCCGCTGTATCTGACCTATGTCACCGCCTGGAGCAGTCCCAATGGTGTGGTGCATTTCCGCGAGGACATCTACAATCGCGATGGTCTCGGCGGCAGCATGCCGGAGGACGGCCCGGTCGTGGTCCTGCAATAGCGGGCGGCTCCGGGCAAATCGGGGGTGGCGGCATGAGCGGACGCGACGGAACGTCACATTCGGGTGAGGTCTACCTCGAATTCCAGCAGATCGGGCGGCAGATAAAGGTCATCGCGATCTGCGCCACCACGGGCGTCGAGGTCAGCGTTTTCGGGCCCGCATCGGTGCCGCGCTCCGATTTGCAGCGCATCGCCGTGCGCAAACTGCAGCGCCGCATTCAGATGCAGTCCGGCGCTTGAAAATCCCCGCTCC is a genomic window containing:
- a CDS encoding serine hydroxymethyltransferase, yielding MSGRDGTSHSGEVYLEFQQIGRQIKVIAICATTGVEVSVFGPASVPRSDLQRIAVRKLQRRIQMQSGA